A window of the Molothrus ater isolate BHLD 08-10-18 breed brown headed cowbird chromosome 16, BPBGC_Mater_1.1, whole genome shotgun sequence genome harbors these coding sequences:
- the NOXO1 gene encoding NADPH oxidase organizer 1 produces MMFVSWSDQNNILIYRTFEDFKKFHKELKRKFPTESGSLRSLPRFKGITMQQRKGGKLNRCLEILKLLETYSRELLKTDVKISRGEEVNQFFKAQTQDLDPSFPENSAVIMPSVFRREKSSQPLSITLPQASQSYRCLEAFETKDTKNKPFTVAQKEIVEVLIKDMTGWWLVENADKQIAWFPASYLEELDACEDIQNAFSSDEEGSLYFVVQAYEAQKADELSLNQGVVVEVLRTSHNGWWLIRYNGCTGYMPSLCLRPYQNPHHKLQSILSCSLHACTPSLSSREEHGSSARSRSHSLPQASSTPQLGLGLDSSSLSSGSSTAGATQLAWKPELSRSLPEVKPARSSPGLSHELATHSSKSPQLSARDRNDSGFVESCAASLPLAAPEPAAGVPKVPARPSAQEILQRCSTVTKRAVQHSAPRPALPDPCQH; encoded by the exons ATGATGTTTGTGTCCTGGTCAGATCAGAACAACATTCTCATTTACAGGACGTTTGAAGACTTTAAGAAATTCCAT AAAGAGCTGAAGAGAAAATTCCCCACTGAGAGTGGGTCACTGAGGAGTTTACCCAGGTTTAAAG GAATAACTATGCAGCAGAGGAAGGGTGGGAAGCTGAACAGGTGCCTGGAGATCCTGAAACTGCTGGAAACGTATTCCCGGGAGCTGCTGAAAACAGATGTGAAAATCTCCCGGGGTGAAGAGGTGAATCAGTTTTTCAAGGCACAGACTCAAGACCTTGATCCCTCCTTCCCTGAAAACAG TGCTGTGATCATGCCATCAGTATTCAGAAGGGAGaagagctcccagcccctgtccaTCACCCTCCCTCAGGCGTCACAGAGCTACCGCTGCCTCGAGGCCTTTGAAACCAAAGACACAAAGAACAAACCCTTCACAGTGGCTCAGAAGGAGATTGTGGAAGTGCTCATCAAGGACATGACTG GCTGGTGGCTGGTGGAAAATGCAGACAAACAGATAGCCTGGTTCCCAGCCTCGTACCTGGAAGAGCTTGATGCCTGTGAGGACATCCAGAATGCCTTCAGCTCAGACGAGGAGG gcagcctgtACTTTGTGGTGCAGGCCTACGAGGCTCAGAAGGCAGACGAGCTCTCGCTGAACCAGGGGGTGGTCGTGGAGGTGCTCAGGACATCCCACAATGGCTGGTGGCTGATCCG gTACAACGGCTGCACTGGCTACATGCCCTCGCTGTGCCTCCGGCCCTACCAGAACCCTCACCACAAGCTCCAGAGcatcctgagctgcagcctgcacgCCTGCACCCCGAGCCTCAGCTCCCGGGAGGAGCAcggcagctctgccaggagcagatCCCACTCTCTGCCCCAGGCCAGCTCCACCCCACAGCTGGGTTTGGGCTTGGACAGCTCCTCGCTGAGCTcgggcagcagcactgctggggccacCCAGCTGGCCTGGAAACCTGAATTATCTCGGTCCCTGCCCGAGGTGAAGCCGGCCAGGAGCTCTCCTGGCCTGAGCCACGAGCTGGCCACGCACAGCAGCAAATCCccacagctcagtgccagggacaggaacGACTCCGGCTTCGTGGAGTCCTGTGCAGCCTCGCTGCCCCTCGCTGCCCCTGAGCCGGCCGcgggtgtccccaaggtgccaGCCCGGCCCTCAGCCCAGGAGATCCTGCAGCGCTGCAGCACCGTCACCAAGCGCGCCGTGCAGCACTCGGCCCCCCGGCCGGCCCTCCCGGACCCCTGCCAGCATTAg